The following coding sequences lie in one Sorghum bicolor cultivar BTx623 chromosome 6, Sorghum_bicolor_NCBIv3, whole genome shotgun sequence genomic window:
- the LOC8065960 gene encoding uncharacterized protein LOC8065960, giving the protein MPSSDRMTGAIKLRLVLLLVVVGAAAISVAAAAAADVDSFSYPVFDATTTQDLVAGSNTSILTPASLLFNQDALFAEFNRTEGFLLLSRTVDVWRVGTGGAPAFEASFNTSFALSGGAPVAFVVLRDSYPTLYGTGGLRGFANYSASDADDGATSRNASGSLVSVEAGPVRSYGPDSPAVGLNVTVTPNDARVAVWIEYDAGVHRLSVYVAGAGEARPATALLDAPLGLAGERTTEKAMVGFFAGAVQDILVGVRDWNLTVDRFFDSSGGGDGWKKGTSSWVILLAVLGSVAAMA; this is encoded by the coding sequence ATGCCAAGCTCTGATCGTATGACCGGTGCTATAAAGCTCAGGCTTGTcctgctcctcgtcgtcgtcggagcAGCAGCCATCTccgtcgccgccgcggcggcggcggacgtcGACTCCTTCAGCTACCCGGTCTTCGACGCCACCACGACGCAGGACCTCGTGGCGGGAAGCAACACCTCCATCCTCACGCCGGCGTCCCTCCTCTTCAACCAGGACGCCCTCTTCGCCGAGTTCAACCGCACCGAGGGCTTCCTGCTGCTCTCGCGCACCGTCGACGTCTGGCGCGTCGGCACCGGCGGTGCCCCCGCCTTCGAGGCCTCCTTCAACACCAGCTTCGCTCTCAGCGGCGGCGCACCGGTGGCGTTCGTCGTCCTCAGGGACAGCTACCCGACGCTGTACGGCACGGGCGGGCTCCGCGGCTTCGCCAACTACAGCGCGTCCGACGCCGACGATGGCGCCACCTCCCGCAACGCTTCCGGCAGCCTCGTGTCCGTCGAGGCCGGACCGGTGAGGTCGTATGGACCGGACAGCCCGGCCGTCGGCCTCAACGTCACCGTCACGCCCAACGATGCACGCGTTGCCGTGTGGATCGAGTATGACGCCGGCGTGCACCGGCTGTCCGTGTACGTCGCCGGCGCTGGCGAGGCGAGGCCGGCCACGGCGCTCCTCGACGCGCCGCTCGGCCTCGCTGGAGAGCGCACCACCGAGAAAGCGATGGTCGGATTCTTCGCTGGCGCCGTCCAAGACATTCTCGTCGGCGTACGTGACTGGAACCTGACGGTGGACAGGTTCTTCGACAGTTCCGGCGGGGGTGATGGATGGAAAAAGGGCACCTCGTCGTGGGTGATACTGCTCGCCGTGCTCGGGTCAGTGGCAGCCATGGCCTGA